In Sodalis ligni, a single genomic region encodes these proteins:
- the nlpI gene encoding lipoprotein NlpI, with product MRPYLRWWFVAMAFMLAGCSNIDWRSKDDVLAVPLQPTLQQEVILARMEQILASRALTDDERAQLLYERGVLYDSLGLRALARNDFSQALAIRPDMPEVFNYLGIYLTQAGNFDAAYEAFDSVLELDPTYNYAYLNRGIALYYGGRYRLAQDDLQAFYRDDPNDPFRSLWLYLVEKQIDTNKAKDALAQRYQKANRGQWGWNIVEFYLGDISETTLMERLKADATDNTSLAEHLSETDFYLGKHYLSLGDKNSASALFKLTVANNVHNFVEHRYALLELALLGQGQDDLSESDQQ from the coding sequence ATGAGGCCTTACTTGCGCTGGTGGTTCGTTGCGATGGCGTTTATGCTGGCAGGATGCAGCAACATTGATTGGCGTAGTAAAGATGACGTATTAGCTGTTCCCTTACAGCCGACGTTACAACAGGAAGTCATCCTGGCGCGCATGGAACAAATCCTGGCGAGCCGGGCACTAACCGATGATGAACGAGCACAGCTATTATATGAGCGCGGAGTGCTGTATGATAGTCTTGGGTTGCGTGCGCTAGCGCGGAATGATTTTTCACAAGCGCTGGCAATACGACCCGATATGCCGGAAGTTTTTAATTATCTCGGCATATATTTAACGCAGGCAGGCAATTTTGATGCTGCCTATGAAGCGTTTGATTCTGTACTAGAGCTTGATCCAACTTACAATTACGCGTATTTAAACCGTGGCATCGCCTTGTATTATGGAGGCCGCTACCGTTTAGCGCAGGATGATCTGCAGGCGTTTTATCGCGACGACCCAAATGATCCATTCCGTTCGCTGTGGCTTTACCTGGTGGAGAAGCAAATCGACACCAACAAAGCCAAAGACGCGCTGGCACAGCGCTATCAGAAAGCGAACAGGGGGCAATGGGGATGGAATATTGTCGAGTTCTACCTGGGGGACATCAGTGAAACAACGCTGATGGAGCGCCTTAAGGCGGACGCAACGGATAACACTTCGCTCGCCGAGCATCTCAGTGAAACTGACTTCTATTTAGGTAAACACTACCTGAGTCTGGGGGACAAGAACTCCGCTTCGGCGCTGTTCAAACTGACGGTCGCTAACAACGTACATAACTTTGTTGAGCACCGCTATGCATTGTTGGAATTGGCGCTTTTAGGCCAAGGGCAAGACGACCTATCAGAATCGGACCAGCAATAG
- the yrbN gene encoding protein YrbN produces MKMTESFHDEVCRLAAMMK; encoded by the coding sequence ATGAAAATGACTGAAAGTTTTCACGACGAGGTATGTAGACTGGCCGCCATGATGAAATGA